From Woronichinia naegeliana WA131, the proteins below share one genomic window:
- a CDS encoding glycosyltransferase, producing the protein MNKFIIIDHSLCNLQGHHYECSISVAEAAARAGYQPIIIANRSFSQSLQTENIQVIPAFEVDWFNQPTLNKSQENNNFRLPFEQNIEVFKQLFLIGKKQRNHNAFQLYALRLTYPRWAILIEKIEGSLERLSQGFQQDLQLLTKIPFANTFWRLLKIVGGLLLLGGKLINKIFIKFLSYLNNSKPQRKQCLGFAETLAQVLPSLSLNYGDHVFIHTLGIEQLEELYYWLINGDRALLPTYHILLRRDTEDPLVLQAKGMGLKKCLQAYSESQLWPTKIRFYTDTENLAYRHNQLSPIQFSRIPIPFRQEQLAVSLPLQKKEKTAIHIVYLGDARPEKGYQHLPALVAALWPQYLSVGKVFFTIQSNYNVQGGEIGILEAKLALAQYPESKVKLIHNPISTAEYYQLLASADIVILPYNPQNYQRTSGVLTEALAAGKPVVVPEGSWLAQQVDQSRASIYAEPQQLPQAVIRLIDNLSSFTEAAQKFSLYWREQQSPDLLIQCLLNPPTVEINLPIQASNNPERSPQETSKILILMAGEAIITDGSNTDNSVRALNYFCHCGYQVYGVFYGQQQNLDKQYWQEFSQSVRQATQHYGLQGSWILEPQANLGKPSDCSDEQYQRYIEDSFYQRPTVFNSWVSSAYLSIPTELFTLLSTLKMDLVYIDSVLYSPCLKKLGLGQLPVIGEVSQLYAYHSALVNSQDLDHQELDWEIHLLKQCKVLLTVNPAFAEKIQELTQNPLIYAIAPWNAAIEAKGTRQASYNQALNQACLDILGNKALSLKAVKSHPKIAILYPWGNIQDRKSGASQRTGMLWDYLREQSYEVRFFTLGEQRSRWQAGVCYEYHDSVFSPGDLMKKAYGDAYRSWYSLFEDSNLNSHLNSPIIPTEGSESWLPWIYYQFRLDPNFQHWLETIIDWADVVILEYPFWAESVNKICHRKQVRWLLTAHDVLAKNLAPDTMLFQIALTEELQALRQADAVITLSVDDQAFFAKYGIQSSCVPVGVDLQKVQTLNSQKVLARPNELLALSPDWERPFCLFIGSNHQPNLEAVKQIQLWCQEQTLAFDFVVVGSCWQSERSGNFLALGKVSEQSLVYLYQRANLVLAPLTMGTGMSVKIIEAMAYGKVVLGTAIAFRGYPVESGVNCLICDKLDDYPDQISLLIQEPDVLDKIGQQAQEFAKAYDYRQLYKTYLDLILNLIT; encoded by the coding sequence ATGAACAAATTTATCATTATTGATCATTCTTTATGTAACTTACAGGGTCATCATTATGAGTGTAGTATCTCTGTTGCAGAGGCTGCCGCAAGAGCTGGATATCAACCGATCATTATTGCTAATCGTTCTTTTTCTCAATCTTTACAAACAGAGAATATTCAAGTTATTCCAGCTTTTGAGGTAGATTGGTTTAATCAGCCAACTTTAAATAAGTCTCAGGAAAATAATAACTTTAGATTACCATTTGAACAAAATATAGAAGTTTTTAAGCAGCTTTTTTTAATTGGTAAAAAACAAAGAAATCACAACGCTTTCCAATTATATGCTCTACGTTTAACCTATCCTCGTTGGGCAATTTTAATTGAAAAAATAGAAGGAAGTTTAGAACGTTTAAGTCAAGGTTTCCAGCAAGATCTGCAATTATTAACCAAAATTCCTTTTGCTAATACTTTCTGGCGATTACTCAAAATAGTTGGGGGTTTGTTGCTTTTAGGAGGAAAGCTGATCAACAAGATTTTTATTAAATTTTTAAGTTACCTTAATAATTCTAAGCCGCAGAGAAAACAATGCTTAGGCTTTGCTGAAACGTTAGCTCAAGTGTTACCAAGCTTAAGTTTAAACTATGGAGATCATGTTTTTATTCATACCTTAGGCATTGAACAATTAGAAGAACTTTATTATTGGCTAATTAACGGCGATCGCGCTTTGCTGCCAACCTATCATATTTTACTGAGAAGAGATACTGAAGATCCTCTAGTGCTACAGGCTAAAGGCATGGGACTGAAAAAATGTCTTCAGGCTTACTCTGAAAGTCAACTATGGCCGACCAAAATACGCTTTTATACCGATACTGAAAATCTTGCCTATCGCCATAATCAACTCAGCCCCATTCAATTTAGTCGTATTCCTATTCCCTTTCGCCAAGAACAACTAGCGGTTTCTCTTCCCCTGCAAAAAAAGGAAAAAACAGCGATTCATATTGTTTATTTAGGAGATGCTCGCCCCGAAAAAGGCTATCAGCATTTGCCTGCTTTAGTGGCGGCTCTGTGGCCCCAATATTTAAGTGTAGGAAAAGTGTTTTTTACTATTCAGTCTAATTACAATGTTCAGGGAGGAGAAATCGGCATTCTTGAAGCTAAATTAGCCTTGGCTCAGTACCCGGAAAGTAAGGTTAAACTCATTCACAACCCCATATCAACGGCGGAATATTATCAGTTACTCGCTTCCGCCGATATTGTTATTCTGCCCTACAACCCTCAGAATTATCAACGAACTTCGGGAGTTTTAACGGAAGCTTTAGCCGCCGGTAAGCCAGTGGTGGTTCCAGAGGGAAGTTGGTTAGCTCAACAGGTTGATCAATCTAGAGCCAGTATTTATGCCGAGCCACAGCAATTACCCCAGGCGGTTATTCGTCTTATTGATAATTTGTCTAGTTTTACTGAAGCAGCCCAGAAATTCAGTCTTTATTGGCGAGAACAACAATCTCCCGATCTCCTTATTCAGTGCCTACTCAATCCTCCTACTGTTGAGATTAATTTACCGATTCAGGCTTCCAATAACCCAGAGCGATCGCCCCAAGAAACGTCTAAAATTTTAATCTTAATGGCGGGAGAAGCAATTATTACGGATGGTAGTAATACTGATAATTCAGTTAGAGCTTTAAACTATTTTTGTCACTGTGGTTATCAGGTTTATGGTGTTTTCTATGGACAGCAGCAGAATTTAGATAAGCAATACTGGCAAGAATTTTCTCAATCTGTGCGACAGGCAACCCAACATTATGGACTTCAAGGTAGCTGGATTTTAGAACCTCAAGCTAACTTAGGAAAACCTTCTGATTGTAGTGATGAACAGTATCAACGTTATATTGAAGATAGTTTCTATCAACGTCCTACTGTTTTTAATAGCTGGGTTAGTTCCGCTTATTTAAGTATTCCGACTGAACTATTCACTCTTTTATCAACCCTGAAAATGGATCTGGTTTATATTGATTCTGTCCTATACTCGCCCTGCTTAAAAAAACTAGGATTGGGTCAGTTGCCAGTCATTGGGGAGGTTTCTCAACTCTATGCCTATCACTCTGCTTTGGTAAATTCTCAAGACTTAGATCATCAAGAGCTAGATTGGGAAATTCATTTACTGAAACAATGTAAAGTACTATTGACTGTAAATCCTGCTTTTGCAGAAAAAATCCAGGAGTTGACCCAAAATCCTCTCATTTATGCGATCGCACCATGGAATGCAGCCATAGAAGCTAAAGGCACTCGTCAGGCCAGCTATAATCAAGCTCTCAATCAAGCTTGTCTCGATATTTTAGGGAATAAAGCTCTGTCGTTAAAAGCGGTAAAATCTCACCCTAAGATCGCCATTCTTTATCCCTGGGGAAATATTCAAGACCGCAAAAGTGGAGCGAGTCAACGAACCGGAATGCTATGGGACTACCTCCGAGAACAATCCTACGAAGTGCGATTTTTTACCCTCGGAGAACAGCGATCGCGTTGGCAAGCGGGAGTTTGTTATGAATACCATGATTCTGTATTTTCCCCTGGGGATCTGATGAAAAAAGCCTATGGTGATGCCTATCGTTCTTGGTATTCTCTTTTTGAAGATTCTAACCTCAATTCTCACTTAAATTCGCCGATTATACCCACAGAAGGAAGCGAAAGTTGGCTGCCTTGGATTTATTATCAATTTCGCTTAGACCCCAATTTTCAACATTGGCTTGAAACTATTATTGATTGGGCTGATGTGGTGATTCTGGAATATCCTTTCTGGGCAGAAAGTGTTAACAAAATTTGTCATCGCAAGCAGGTTCGTTGGCTTTTAACGGCTCATGATGTTTTAGCCAAAAATCTTGCTCCCGATACGATGCTATTTCAAATTGCGCTTACGGAAGAATTACAAGCTTTGCGCCAAGCTGATGCGGTGATTACGTTATCTGTTGATGATCAGGCATTTTTTGCGAAGTATGGTATTCAATCTTCCTGTGTTCCTGTCGGTGTTGATCTTCAAAAAGTGCAGACTCTGAACAGTCAAAAAGTCCTAGCTAGACCGAACGAGCTTTTGGCATTATCCCCTGATTGGGAGCGACCTTTTTGCTTATTTATTGGCAGTAACCATCAGCCTAATCTAGAAGCCGTCAAACAAATACAGCTTTGGTGTCAGGAACAAACTCTGGCGTTTGATTTTGTGGTGGTGGGGAGTTGTTGGCAAAGTGAAAGATCAGGAAACTTTTTGGCGTTAGGGAAAGTCTCTGAGCAATCCCTGGTCTATCTCTATCAAAGAGCCAATCTTGTACTTGCACCGTTGACAATGGGGACTGGAATGTCTGTGAAAATCATTGAAGCGATGGCCTATGGTAAAGTGGTCTTGGGAACGGCGATCGCCTTTCGCGGTTATCCCGTTGAGTCAGGTGTAAACTGTCTGATTTGTGATAAGTTAGATGATTATCCTGATCAAATTAGCCTGCTAATTCAAGAACCTGACGTTTTAGACAAAATAGGCCAACAAGCACAGGAATTTGCCAAGGCTTACGATTATCGTCAATTGTATAAAACCTATTTAGATTTAATTTTAAATTTAATTACATGA
- a CDS encoding GtrA family protein — protein MSNRSKNSNSTNSIDNFLNRAIAALEYLLNLRIFKFLGVGGFCAGLSLVILYLSTSVLGINYLISTIISIIVTNFIGFALNKYYTFQTHRKLFWREMWKYYSVMLSSYFLNLVIIYLLVDFVKIWYLYANILLIIVLTPYNYLLHRNWSFRKKELKSSAINDSVAEPETSYEE, from the coding sequence ATGTCTAATCGTTCTAAAAATTCTAATTCTACTAATTCTATTGATAATTTCCTCAATCGAGCGATCGCCGCCTTAGAATATCTGCTTAATCTGCGGATCTTCAAATTTCTAGGTGTAGGAGGCTTTTGTGCGGGTCTTAGTCTCGTTATTCTTTACTTGTCAACCTCGGTTCTGGGTATTAATTATCTAATTTCAACGATTATTAGTATTATTGTCACCAACTTTATTGGTTTCGCACTCAATAAATATTACACCTTTCAAACCCATCGCAAATTATTTTGGCGAGAAATGTGGAAGTATTATAGTGTGATGTTATCCAGTTACTTTCTAAATCTAGTTATTATTTATTTACTGGTAGATTTTGTTAAAATCTGGTATCTATACGCAAATATTTTGCTAATTATTGTCCTAACGCCCTATAATTATCTGCTGCACAGAAATTGGAGTTTTAGAAAAAAAGAATTAAAATCCAGTGCAATCAATGATTCAGTGGCAGAACCAGAGACAAGCTATGAAGAATAG
- a CDS encoding glycosyltransferase family 4 protein, whose protein sequence is MTHYYPNHRGGVEIVAGKLVDYLLKIGSIDITWLASNVDAPPPDQPGLWCMPMPANNWIEKKLQIPYPLWTIPALYRLWKLVKDTDIIHIHDYLYFSNLTAFLFARIQKKRLIITQHIGFIPYNNPLFRWLLSFLNATLGCWILRHADQTIFISDVVQKYFSKKTRFCQPALLIPNGVETSIFCPTDEGDRLNHRQQLNLPLEQPIFLFVGRFVEKKGLLILRALTQQFPDVYWLFAGWGSLDPNSWQRPNIRVFSDLQSSQLTPIYQVADLLILPSKGEGFPLVVQEAMACGTPVMVGTETAKACLAAESLIFSETVESGDVVQCWSAGIREILQDHAKLTQLRTTVAAFAQQYWNWQQTADRYYEIIRHYSLL, encoded by the coding sequence GTGACTCATTACTATCCAAATCATCGAGGTGGGGTGGAAATTGTTGCCGGTAAACTGGTTGACTATTTACTAAAAATTGGTTCTATTGATATTACTTGGTTAGCCAGTAATGTGGATGCTCCTCCTCCCGACCAACCTGGACTCTGGTGTATGCCAATGCCCGCCAATAATTGGATTGAAAAAAAATTGCAAATTCCCTATCCTCTCTGGACAATTCCAGCCCTTTATCGTCTTTGGAAGCTCGTTAAGGATACAGATATTATTCATATTCACGATTATCTTTATTTCAGTAATTTAACAGCCTTTTTATTTGCAAGAATTCAAAAAAAGCGATTAATTATTACCCAACATATTGGCTTTATTCCCTACAATAATCCTCTTTTTCGTTGGCTCCTGAGTTTTCTCAATGCGACACTAGGCTGCTGGATTCTTCGTCATGCCGATCAAACTATTTTTATTAGTGATGTTGTGCAGAAATATTTTTCTAAGAAAACCAGGTTTTGTCAGCCAGCTTTATTGATTCCCAATGGAGTTGAAACCAGTATCTTTTGCCCCACCGATGAAGGCGATCGCCTCAATCATCGGCAACAGTTAAATTTACCCCTTGAGCAGCCAATTTTTCTTTTTGTTGGACGGTTTGTGGAAAAAAAAGGATTGCTGATCTTACGAGCATTAACGCAACAATTTCCAGACGTTTATTGGTTATTTGCCGGTTGGGGTTCCCTCGATCCGAACAGTTGGCAACGTCCTAATATTCGGGTTTTTTCCGATCTCCAAAGTAGCCAACTAACGCCAATCTATCAGGTAGCAGATCTACTCATCTTGCCGAGTAAAGGAGAAGGGTTTCCCTTAGTGGTGCAGGAGGCGATGGCTTGTGGTACGCCAGTCATGGTGGGAACAGAAACCGCTAAAGCTTGTTTAGCTGCCGAGTCATTGATTTTTTCAGAAACCGTTGAATCTGGCGATGTAGTACAATGCTGGTCAGCAGGGATTAGGGAGATATTACAAGATCATGCTAAACTAACTCAGTTGAGAACGACCGTGGCAGCTTTTGCCCAACAATATTGGAACTGGCAACAAACCGCTGATCGCTATTATGAAATTATCCGTCATTATTCCCTGTTATAA
- a CDS encoding FkbM family methyltransferase, which produces MFTFIKDKIKFKLAKILAPEIDKKLAINQRISTLEQQNQALDQKITKLNQQMLEISQQLTLIDQKITNITPFGIAPWYQENLWEPTVQIILRDLCKPGDIVFDVGANFAGLTTLMSRMVGPKGVVCAFEASPRIIDKTQRNLVFSGCNNVQLFHNAVYHTSGQTVKIYLGDHLNDSIYQEYGEDSAYEVKTLALDDFITHTQLVPNLLKMDIEGAELDAIKGLVHTLKTAKPHLILETQREDTRCLDFLRDLGYIAIDLNTYQEVTKVEDYPVGANIRNNLYIHRDRYLETPYQLPFHFQEYTVLAAQDFKKEADGSTFLKEPLVFEPGRYIIDVDFTALGTNNALMCGVKKDNKVLFQYHAYSHLLASTYRDWIIDLPETSTITLYFEFQNGTSDESLSVQGVKVNKITNIRSSNYIN; this is translated from the coding sequence ATGTTCACCTTTATTAAGGACAAAATCAAGTTCAAGTTAGCTAAAATTCTAGCTCCAGAAATTGATAAAAAACTAGCAATCAATCAACGAATCTCGACTCTTGAGCAACAGAATCAAGCATTAGATCAAAAGATAACTAAGCTGAATCAGCAAATGCTGGAAATATCGCAACAACTGACGCTTATTGATCAGAAGATTACGAATATAACGCCTTTTGGAATTGCGCCCTGGTATCAAGAAAATCTTTGGGAACCAACGGTACAAATTATTCTGCGGGATCTTTGTAAACCAGGCGATATCGTCTTTGATGTAGGCGCGAATTTTGCCGGTTTGACTACGCTTATGTCACGCATGGTCGGCCCTAAGGGCGTTGTTTGTGCCTTTGAAGCAAGTCCTCGCATTATTGATAAAACTCAGCGCAATTTGGTGTTTAGTGGTTGTAATAATGTGCAACTTTTTCACAATGCTGTTTATCATACCTCTGGCCAAACGGTTAAAATTTATCTTGGCGATCACCTGAATGATAGTATTTATCAAGAATATGGAGAAGATTCTGCCTACGAAGTGAAAACTTTGGCCTTAGATGATTTTATTACCCATACTCAATTAGTGCCTAATCTCTTAAAAATGGATATTGAAGGGGCTGAATTGGATGCGATTAAAGGGCTAGTCCATACTTTAAAAACAGCTAAACCCCACTTGATCCTAGAAACCCAACGGGAAGACACTCGTTGTTTAGACTTTTTACGGGATCTCGGCTACATAGCGATCGATTTGAATACCTATCAGGAAGTGACCAAGGTCGAAGATTATCCAGTTGGTGCCAATATTCGGAATAATTTGTATATTCACCGCGATCGCTATTTAGAGACTCCTTATCAGTTACCGTTCCACTTTCAAGAATATACAGTATTGGCAGCGCAAGATTTTAAGAAAGAGGCAGATGGTTCAACTTTTTTGAAAGAACCCTTGGTTTTTGAGCCAGGGCGTTATATTATTGACGTTGATTTTACCGCCCTAGGGACTAATAATGCTTTGATGTGTGGAGTCAAGAAAGATAACAAAGTTCTTTTTCAGTACCATGCTTACAGTCATTTATTAGCCTCAACCTATCGAGACTGGATCATCGATTTACCAGAAACTTCGACTATCACCCTTTATTTTGAATTTCAAAATGGAACAAGTGATGAGAGTCTTTCTGTTCAAGGCGTAAAAGTCAACAAAATCACCAATATTCGGTCATCTAATTATATAAATTAG
- a CDS encoding glycosyltransferase yields the protein MKVLITDFDLFAKVGGGQTFYRSLILKNPHIDFYYLTEQEKKAVPRPNNAYPIPYQEKYFLTDLNNFVDVNPPKWVYRSFIRASNIAASVAGMQFDLIDSPDYEQWGIFLRPALNYHQVGFEKIALSLHGKISTTLRLDWFSYSQENIPLVLEESKQYDTVDLRYGISKSYIDEWRELSSFPAYYYHPLHFFDLPKPVTGISSHSPLTLNFIGRTEKRKGPDIFIDLVWWLPRNHYQQANIIGPHSFNDSSTVSSQHFLEEMLAYRGNQVKLLPPKTNQELMTLFTQNGITFVPSRYDTLNLVALESLFSGCPTVIGSGAGVCRFLAETFPQVPFVKLDLDNIYACLLEVDQILTDYSHYRRQLVDSILSSHPTVSDPPLIEIYQQPSHYETDVRAELQAWYEQLMGYWQATQENQSWLQPLKAQLKPSLKELKHNLKRIKGKIKSQILRPLGDDRRAQLLKAPNLVGRYKETFNINEQTSKDLDAKVQMLWRLGSGYESELQGLRGKLSTNYRIDRVRLWRELARLEELRGNTLVTATYQIRVMRALGEDRFGDLPKVLKILTEKGFVKEAEAIAAIYGSGADRETHCLELIEKARQAHLQNPADEQYEIWDDRRDQSHYRATIIVSLYKAAEKLPFFLRTLQHQTLIKRGEAEVVLVDSGSPGNEYEVFQQLAPELGYPILYARSPQRETIQAAWNRGIKLARSPYLAFLGVDETILPECLEILARELDQDASLDWVIGHSLVTNVDRQGSWVSDIMAYDRTGYEQDLVYLETCYLSWVGALYRKSIHDRCGYYDQSFRGAGDTEFKNRVMPYIKSKFVDRNLGLFWNYPDERTTQSPAIEIEDMRAWYLHRTLSGVKYAFSQRSPEEVENLLYHCLGYRKSYCHHTSTDLDQAYYLGLYLQEVYPESEALKYLSGIKTLLNAYQALDWIPKLSRFSPFSVVLETRKQIEQVEQAHRKLWLGDQTHQPTYRIFNDNRHEQHAFLWFTDLLGAK from the coding sequence ATGAAAGTATTAATTACAGATTTTGATCTCTTTGCCAAGGTTGGTGGTGGTCAAACTTTTTATCGCAGTCTAATTCTTAAAAATCCTCATATCGATTTCTACTACCTGACCGAACAGGAAAAAAAAGCGGTTCCTCGCCCCAATAACGCCTATCCCATTCCCTACCAGGAAAAATACTTTCTCACTGACCTCAATAACTTTGTTGATGTTAACCCCCCGAAGTGGGTTTATCGTTCCTTTATTCGAGCCAGTAATATTGCTGCTTCAGTGGCAGGAATGCAGTTTGATCTGATCGATTCTCCGGATTATGAACAATGGGGAATTTTCCTGCGTCCGGCTCTCAATTATCATCAGGTTGGGTTTGAAAAAATCGCCCTTTCCTTACATGGAAAAATCTCCACCACTCTGCGCCTAGATTGGTTCAGCTATAGTCAAGAAAATATTCCCTTAGTACTTGAAGAAAGTAAGCAATATGACACCGTTGATTTACGCTATGGCATTAGCAAGAGCTACATTGATGAATGGCGTGAATTGAGTTCTTTTCCAGCTTATTATTATCATCCACTTCATTTCTTTGACTTACCTAAGCCGGTGACAGGTATTTCTAGTCATTCACCCCTAACCTTAAACTTTATCGGTCGTACAGAAAAGCGCAAAGGGCCTGATATTTTTATCGATCTGGTTTGGTGGTTGCCCCGCAATCATTATCAACAAGCAAACATTATTGGCCCCCATAGTTTTAATGACAGCAGTACGGTTTCTTCTCAACACTTTTTAGAAGAGATGCTTGCCTATCGTGGGAATCAAGTGAAGTTGCTACCACCAAAGACGAATCAGGAGTTAATGACCTTATTTACTCAAAATGGGATTACTTTTGTTCCCTCTCGCTACGATACTTTAAATTTAGTTGCTCTAGAATCTTTATTTTCGGGTTGTCCAACCGTAATTGGCAGTGGAGCCGGCGTTTGTCGCTTTTTGGCAGAAACTTTTCCGCAAGTTCCCTTTGTCAAACTAGATCTCGATAATATTTATGCTTGTTTGCTGGAAGTTGATCAGATATTAACGGATTATTCCCATTATCGTCGGCAATTGGTAGATAGTATTCTTAGTTCTCATCCCACTGTTAGCGATCCTCCTTTAATCGAGATTTATCAGCAGCCTAGTCACTATGAGACGGATGTTAGAGCAGAATTACAAGCTTGGTATGAACAGTTAATGGGCTATTGGCAAGCCACCCAGGAAAATCAATCCTGGCTCCAGCCGTTAAAAGCCCAGCTTAAACCTTCTCTTAAGGAACTCAAACACAATCTCAAGCGGATTAAAGGAAAAATTAAGTCCCAAATTTTAAGACCCTTGGGAGATGATCGCCGAGCCCAACTGTTAAAAGCCCCAAATCTGGTCGGTCGATATAAAGAGACGTTTAATATTAACGAACAAACCAGCAAGGATCTTGATGCTAAGGTGCAAATGCTCTGGCGTTTGGGGTCTGGTTATGAATCGGAATTACAAGGGTTACGAGGTAAACTCAGCACAAATTATCGCATTGATCGGGTCAGGCTATGGCGAGAATTGGCTCGTCTGGAAGAGTTGCGGGGCAATACCTTAGTGACAGCTACCTATCAAATTCGGGTGATGCGAGCCTTGGGAGAAGATCGATTTGGGGATTTACCAAAAGTTCTGAAGATTTTGACAGAAAAGGGATTTGTGAAAGAAGCGGAGGCGATCGCTGCCATCTATGGGTCAGGGGCGGATCGAGAAACTCACTGTTTAGAATTAATCGAAAAGGCCAGACAGGCGCATTTACAGAATCCCGCCGATGAACAATACGAAATCTGGGATGATCGTCGTGATCAGTCCCATTACCGGGCAACCATTATTGTCTCTTTATATAAGGCCGCTGAAAAATTACCCTTCTTTTTGCGAACTCTCCAGCATCAAACCTTGATTAAACGGGGAGAAGCGGAGGTGGTCTTAGTGGATAGCGGTTCTCCTGGTAACGAGTATGAAGTGTTTCAACAATTAGCTCCTGAACTCGGCTATCCCATTTTGTATGCCCGTTCACCCCAGAGGGAAACCATTCAAGCGGCTTGGAATCGGGGAATTAAATTGGCGCGATCGCCTTATTTAGCCTTCCTGGGTGTGGATGAGACCATTTTGCCGGAATGCTTAGAAATTTTGGCCAGGGAATTAGACCAAGATGCCAGTTTAGACTGGGTAATTGGCCATAGCTTAGTCACCAATGTGGATCGCCAGGGCAGTTGGGTCAGCGACATTATGGCCTATGATCGTACCGGCTATGAACAGGATTTGGTTTATCTAGAAACCTGCTATTTGTCTTGGGTGGGAGCTTTGTACCGTAAATCGATTCATGATCGCTGTGGTTACTACGATCAGAGTTTCCGAGGTGCAGGGGATACGGAATTCAAAAATCGCGTTATGCCCTACATCAAGAGTAAATTTGTTGATCGCAACCTAGGTTTATTTTGGAATTATCCCGATGAGCGTACAACCCAAAGTCCGGCAATAGAAATAGAGGATATGCGAGCTTGGTATTTGCACCGTACCTTGTCTGGGGTGAAATATGCTTTTAGTCAGCGATCGCCAGAAGAAGTAGAGAATTTGCTATACCATTGTCTAGGCTATCGTAAATCCTACTGTCACCATACCAGTACTGATTTAGACCAGGCCTATTATTTGGGGCTGTATCTGCAAGAGGTCTATCCCGAATCCGAAGCCTTAAAATATTTAAGTGGCATTAAAACCCTATTAAATGCTTATCAGGCTCTAGACTGGATTCCTAAATTGTCTCGCTTTTCTCCTTTTTCTGTTGTCCTTGAAACCCGTAAACAGATAGAACAGGTTGAGCAAGCACACCGAAAACTTTGGCTCGGCGATCAGACTCATCAGCCAACCTATCGAATTTTTAATGATAATCGTCATGAACAACACGCTTTCCTTTGGTTCACCGATCTTTTAGGAGCAAAATAA
- a CDS encoding glycosyltransferase family 2 protein produces the protein MPCLNEIKTLPACIKKAQETIHNLNLPGEVIIADNGSTDGSQDLAESLGARVVNVPVRGYGAALIWGIRAAKGNYIVMGDSDDSYDFREAQAMVEKLELGYELCMGTRLKGRIMPGAMPWKHRYLGTPVLTAIVNLLFQASFSDVNCGMRAFTKSAFLQMQMESTGMEFASEMLVKSSILRLRTTEIPITLHKDGRDRRPHLKTWSDGWRHLKYILLFAPKFIYWIPGLFCLLVGGILAIALNLTPEGQPVNFAGFLFNDHWIVVAALLFLIGYEILFTGLLAYLYTLTHRVKQRSVKIEKLIRWVSLEKILLLTALLLISGLALEFSVIKAWVSGDFANLNAFRPAITGMALILMSSQTLFSGLFYAVLAEKYENKLLNLSIEED, from the coding sequence ATGCCCTGCCTCAATGAAATTAAAACCTTACCTGCCTGTATTAAAAAAGCTCAAGAAACGATTCATAATCTCAACTTACCCGGAGAAGTAATTATTGCCGATAATGGTTCAACCGATGGTTCTCAAGACCTGGCAGAATCATTAGGTGCGCGAGTGGTTAATGTTCCCGTTCGTGGTTATGGTGCCGCTTTGATTTGGGGTATTCGAGCCGCAAAAGGGAATTATATTGTCATGGGAGATTCCGATGATTCCTATGATTTTCGGGAAGCTCAAGCCATGGTTGAAAAATTGGAATTGGGTTATGAACTTTGTATGGGAACTCGTCTGAAGGGACGGATTATGCCTGGGGCGATGCCTTGGAAACATCGCTATTTAGGAACTCCCGTTTTAACCGCTATCGTTAATTTACTCTTTCAGGCTTCCTTTTCTGATGTCAATTGTGGAATGCGAGCTTTTACAAAATCTGCTTTTTTACAGATGCAAATGGAATCAACGGGGATGGAATTCGCCTCAGAAATGTTGGTAAAGTCTTCAATTTTACGCTTAAGAACGACTGAAATTCCAATTACTTTACATAAGGATGGCCGCGATCGCCGTCCCCACTTAAAAACCTGGTCAGATGGTTGGCGACATTTAAAATATATCTTATTATTTGCTCCTAAGTTTATCTATTGGATCCCAGGGCTTTTCTGTTTATTAGTGGGTGGAATTTTAGCGATCGCTCTTAATTTAACGCCGGAGGGTCAACCGGTAAATTTTGCTGGCTTCCTGTTTAACGATCACTGGATTGTGGTAGCTGCTTTACTATTTTTGATTGGTTATGAGATTCTCTTTACGGGATTATTGGCCTATCTCTATACGCTCACCCATCGGGTTAAACAACGATCTGTCAAAATTGAAAAACTCATTCGTTGGGTTAGTTTAGAGAAGATTCTATTATTAACTGCTCTGCTTTTGATTTCAGGATTAGCCCTAGAATTTTCAGTAATTAAAGCCTGGGTTAGTGGCGATTTTGCCAACTTGAATGCTTTTCGGCCAGCGATTACAGGCATGGCTCTAATTTTAATGAGTAGTCAAACCCTCTTTAGCGGTCTTTTTTATGCCGTTTTAGCGGAAAAGTACGAAAACAAGTTATTAAATCTTTCCATTGAAGAAGATTAA